From the Kitasatospora atroaurantiaca genome, the window GTACGGCACGCACCTGGCCGTCCCGGCGGGATCCTCGGTCCGCTTCGACCCGGGCGCCACCGTCGAGGTCGGCCTGGTCCCGATCGGCGGCGAGCGCGTCGCGATCGGCTTCGCCGGCTTGGTGGACGGGCCGCTGGACGCACCCGGCGCCCGCGAGGCCGCCCTGGAGAAGGCCCGCGCGACGGGATATCTGACCAAGTTCGACGATGCGGAGATCGAGTCGTGACAGCGATTACCCCCCATGACTACATCGCCGTCCACGGCCCCCGCGCCGGCGACCGCATCCGCCTCGGCGACAGCGGCCTGATCGTCCGGGTCGAGTCCGACTCCCAGGAGCCGGGCGAGGAGTTCCTGGCCGGCTTCGGCAAGACCGCCCGCGACGGGCTGCACCTCAAGGCCGCCGCTGTTCGCGAGACCTGCGACGTCGTGATCAGCAACGTGCTCGTCATCGACGCGATCCAGGGCATCAGGAAGACCTCGATCGGCCTGATCGACGGCCGGATCGCCTCGATCGGCCGGGCCGGCAACCCGGACACGCTGGACGGTATCGACGTGGTCGTCGGCACCGGCACCACGATCGTCTCCGGCGAGGGCATGATCGCCACCGCCGGCGCCATCGACACCCACGTCCACCTGCTGTCGCCGCGCATCATGGAGGCCTCGCTGGCCTCCGGCGTGACCACGATCATCGGGCAGGAGTTCGGCCCGGTCTGGGGCGTCGGGGTCAACTCCCCCTGGGCGCTGCGGCACGCCTTCAACTCCTTCGACGCCTGGCCGGTCAACATCGGCTTCCTGGGCCGCGGTTCCTCCTCCGACGCGGCCCCGCTGGTCGAGGCGCTGGCCGAGGGCGGTGCCTCCGGCTTCAAGGTGCACGAGGACATGGGCGCCCACACCCGGGCCCTGGACACCGCGCTGCGGGTCGCCGAGGAGTACGACGTCCAGGTCGCCCTGCACACCGACGGTCTGAACGAGTGCCTCTCGGTCGAGGACACCCTCGCCGTGCTGGAGGGGCGCACCATCCACGCCTTCCACATCGAGGGCTGCGGCGGCGGGCACGTCCCGAACGTGCTGAAGATGGCCGGCGTCGAGAACGTCATCGGCTCCTCCACCAACCCGACCCTGCCGTTCGGCCGGGACGCGCTGGGCGAGCACTTCGGCATGATCGTCTCGGCCCACGACCTCAAGGTCGACCTGCCCGGCGACGCCGCCATGGCCCGCGACCGCATCCGGGCCGGCACGATGGGCGCCGAGGACGTGCTGCACGACCTCGGGGTCATCGGCATCACCTCCTCCGACGCCCAGGGCATGGGCCGGGCGGGCGAGACCGTACGCCGTACCTTCGCGATGGCCGGCAAGATGAAGACCGAGCTCGGCCCGCTCGACGGCGAGGGCTCGTACGGCACCAACGAGGGCGGCGACGACAACGAGCGCGTCCTCCGCTACATCGCCAAGCTGACCATCAACCCCGCCATCGCGCACGGTCTGGCCCACGAGGTCGGCTCGATCGAGGTCGGCAAGCTCGCCGACATCGTGCTCTGGCGGCCCGACCACTTCGGCGCCAAGCCGCAGCTGGTCCTCAAGGCCGGCTTCCCCGCGTACGGCGTGGTGGGCGACCCGAACGCCTCCACCGACCGCTGCGAACCCCTGGTGCTGGGCCCGCAGTTCGGCGCCCACGGCGCGACGGCGGCGGACATCTCGGTCGCCTTCGTCGCCCAGGCCGCGGCCGACGGTTCGTACTTGGACGTGGCCGCCGACCAACTCCCCACCCGCAGGCGCCGGGTGGGTGTGCGGAACACCCGTGGCATCGGGCCGCGCAACATGGTGCGCAACGCCCGGATCGGCAACGTCCAGGTGGAGGCCGCCTCCGGTCTGGTCTCCCTCGACGGCGCTCCGCTCCGCTCCGAGCCCGCCGACAGCGTCTCCCTCAGCCGTCTCTACTTCCTCTGATCTCCTTAGGATTTGACCCTCATGGCTACTGCTGCCTCGCCCGCTTCCCTCGGTTTCCGGATGCCCGCCGAGTGGCACCCCCACGAGCGCACCTGGATGGCGTTCCCGACCGACAACCCGACCTTCGACACCCCCGAGCACCTGCACAACTCCCGGGAGGCGTGGGCCAAGGTCGCGAACACCATCGTCCGGTACGAGCCGGTCACGATGATCGTCAACACCGGTGAGCTGGAGGACGCGCGCCGCTACGTCTCGGCGGAGGTCGAGCTGGTCGAGCGCCCGCTGGACGACGCCTGGATGCGCGACATCGGCCCGACCTTCCTGATCAGCGGTCAGGGCGAACTGGCTGCGACGGACTGGGTGTTCAACGGCTGGGGCGCACAGTCCTGGGCCCGCTGGGACAACGACCAGCACATCGCGGAGCACATCACCGAGCTGACGGGCGTCCGGCGCTTCGCCTCCGAGCTGATCAACGAGGGCGGCGGCATCCACGTCGACGGCGAGGGCACCGTCCTGGTCACCGAGACCGTCCAGCTCGGCGAGGGCCGCAACTTCGACTGGACGAAGGAGGCCGTCGAGGCGGAGCTCAACGCCCAGCTCGGCACCTCCAAGGTCATCTGGCTGCCGCGCGGACTCACCCGCGACTACGACGAGTTCGGCACCCGCGGCCACATCGACATCGTCGCCTCCTTCGTCAAGCCCGGCGTGGTCGTGGCCCACGTCCAGCCGGACCCGGCCCACCCCGACCACGAGGTCTGCAAGGAGCTCGTCGCGATCCTCCGCACCTCGACGGACGCCGCCGGCCGCCAGCTGGAGGTCATCGAGCTCCCCGCGCCGACCGTCCTGAACGACGAGGACGGCGAGCCGGTCGACTACTCCTACATCAACCACTACGTCGCCAACGGCGCGGTCATCCTCTGCGCGTTCAACGACCCGCGCGACCAGGTCGCGGCGAGCATCCTGGGCGACGCCTACCCCGACCGCAAGGTGGAACTGGTCGACGCCCGCGAGATCTTCGCCAACGGCGGCGGCATCCACTGCATCACCCAGCAGCAGCCGAAGGCCTGACGGCCGGCACCGTCCGATCGCTGCCCCGCCTCAACGCCGGAGCCGGACCCGTCCTGCACCTGAAGGTGCCTGACGTGGTCCGGCTCCGGCCGTTTCCGGGACGGCTCCGTCGGACGGGGCCCGGCCGCGGCTCAGGCGGCGAACCCCAGTGCCAGGGCGCCGACCACCGGTGCCATGTACAGCAGCGGGAACGCGGCGTGGGAGTACCACCGGGCCCGGATCACGGTGACGACCGCCCCGGCGAAGTACAGCACCAGGCCGATCCCGGCCAGGACGCCGATGACGGGCACGAACAGGCCGACCAACAGGCCCGCAGCCCCCGCGGCCTTGGCCGCACCGAGCCACAGCCACCACGACTGGGGGACGCTGTAGTCGGCCAAGGGCTGCACGACCCACTGGGCGCGGAAGAAGACGGAGCCGGCCGAGAAGCCCGCCATGATGGCGGCCAGGACGGTGACGACGACGTAGGCGGTGAACATCGAAGGTGCTCCTATCGGGCGTGTGCCGGTGCGGCTTGCCCCGGCCGGGGTCTTGCGTTCTCGCTTCTATGACCCGCCACAGCGCAGAAATGTGACAGGCGATGGGCATCAATCCGCGCGCATCAGTACCCGCTCCGTCCTTCCGGCGGCAAAGGCGGCCCTGGACCAGGCTGCTGACGAACAGTGAGTCGCCGGCATCCGAACCAGTCCCTGACACTTCCTCAGTCGTTCCACACCGCAGCCATGGTCGCCGCGTAGGCATCCGCCTCGGCGCGTCCCGCGCGTGCGGCGGCAGCCCTGCGCGCAGGGTCGAGGAGATTGCGGCCCATCGCGCGGCGTGCAGCGTCGCCCGGGACCGCCAGCGCGACCTCGGCCCCGTCCCGCGTCAACTCCGCAGCCTGCCGGGCCGTGCTCGGCATCGGCCCCGGGCCCTTGGGGATCGGGGCGATGATGGCGACCCGCCGGTGGCCGCTCGCCAGGTCGGCGTTGGCTGTCGATCGGATGCCGCCGTCGACCAACCGCCGCTGTCCCAAGGTGATCGGCGGCCACACGAGCGGCACCGCGCAGCTCGCTGCGACGGCCAGGGGCAGGCTGACTCCGCTACCTGAATCAAAAACGGTCAACTCGCCCGTACGCGCGTCCACGGCAGCCACCTTCAGTGGTCGGCCAGGCCAGTCGCGCACCGGCAGCAGCGTGCCGATGGCCTCGTGGACGTCACTCTCCGGCACCGTACGAGCGCCAAGGGCCGCCCGCCCCAGGCGCCTTACCGCGATCTCCGGATTCCGCGAACCGAGTGCCGCCCACAGGAACCTGGCCGTCTGGCCGAGAGTGACCCGCACGGTGACTCCGCCGTCCGGACCACCCAGCTGCTCCTCGTAGAGCTCCTCGACCGAGCGCCCCGACGCCAACTGCGCGCCGATCAGCGAACCCGCGGACGTGCCGATCACCAGGTCCGCAGCCGTGAGGTCGACACCGGCGTCGGCCAGGCCGGCCAGCATGCCGATCGCCCATGCTCCCCCGACGAGACCGCCACCGCCCAGCACCAGGGCTCTGTCCGTCATGTCCTTCCGTCCCCTCCGCAGTCGGACTGAAGTGGGGACAGCTCCCCGCTTCCGGCGCCGACGATATCATCTCATCCGGGGAGTGCTCCCCGGTTCCGGAAGGAGACAGGATGAACGTCGGCGAACGCGAGCCGTCACCGCTGCGGCGCGATGCCCGGCGCAACCGGGAGCTGCTGACCGCAGCCGCCCGGAACGTCTTTGCCGACCAAGGGCTGGACGCACCCCTGGACGAGATCGCCCGACGGGCCGGCGTCGGAAACGCCACCCTGTACCGGCACTTCCCGAACCGGGCGGCACTCATCGAGGCGGTCTTCCACGCGCTCCTGACAGAGACATCGGTGGCCTGCGAAACAGCGCGGGAGAGCGAAGACGCCTGGGCCGGCCTCGCGGCGTACCTCGATCTCGTGCTCGCGGGCCTGGCCGCCGACCGTGGCGCCAACGACCTCATGACCACCGGGGTTCAAGGAATCCCCTCGCTGGAGGCCCTCCACGTCCAGAACCGGGAAACCATCCACGTCCTGGTCGGGCGCGCGCAGCAACAAGGCGCGATGCGCGACGACATCACTGCGGAGGACCTGCTCTTCGCCTTGGCCGCCCTCGGCCGAGCCGTGCCCGCCCTGACCGCCACCGCCCCCGACGCCTGGCGTCGCTACCTCGCCCTCCTCCTCGACGGCCTACGCGCCGAGGTGGCCGGCCCCCTCCCCGCGACGCCCCTCACCCCCGAGGAACTCGGCGCCGTCCTGAGCGACCTGGGCCCGCACCGGGCACGCCAGAACCCGTCCACGGACTGAGCATCACGCCCCGCTCACCGCGTTGGCCGGCCCGGGCCCCCGAAGCCACCCGGGCCGGCAGCCTGGGCCGTCAGTCGTCAGTCGTCAGTCGTCAGTCGTCAGTCGTCAGTCGTCCAGGATGGTCAGGTCGAGTGAGCTCAGGCGCTCGGGGTCGGCGAGCAGGTTGATTTCGACGATCTTCCCGCCCGCGATCGTGAAGCCCATGACCGAGAACGGCTGTCCTCCCGGAGCCGTGACGACGCCCGCGGCTCCGTTCACCAGTGCCGGTCGTGCGAACTCGGCGAACCGTCCGAAGGTGAGCGCCCGCCCGGCCACCGCCCGGGCACCGCGCACCAGCTTGGACACGCCCGCAAGCGAATCGCCGGTGTCGGCTCGCAGCACGACGTCCGGGTCGAGCAGCGCGAGGAGAGCGTCGAAGTCACCGCTGCGCGAGGCGGCGAGGAAGGCGTCGACGA encodes:
- a CDS encoding agmatine deiminase family protein; translation: MATAASPASLGFRMPAEWHPHERTWMAFPTDNPTFDTPEHLHNSREAWAKVANTIVRYEPVTMIVNTGELEDARRYVSAEVELVERPLDDAWMRDIGPTFLISGQGELAATDWVFNGWGAQSWARWDNDQHIAEHITELTGVRRFASELINEGGGIHVDGEGTVLVTETVQLGEGRNFDWTKEAVEAELNAQLGTSKVIWLPRGLTRDYDEFGTRGHIDIVASFVKPGVVVAHVQPDPAHPDHEVCKELVAILRTSTDAAGRQLEVIELPAPTVLNDEDGEPVDYSYINHYVANGAVILCAFNDPRDQVAASILGDAYPDRKVELVDAREIFANGGGIHCITQQQPKA
- a CDS encoding TetR/AcrR family transcriptional regulator; the encoded protein is MNVGEREPSPLRRDARRNRELLTAAARNVFADQGLDAPLDEIARRAGVGNATLYRHFPNRAALIEAVFHALLTETSVACETARESEDAWAGLAAYLDLVLAGLAADRGANDLMTTGVQGIPSLEALHVQNRETIHVLVGRAQQQGAMRDDITAEDLLFALAALGRAVPALTATAPDAWRRYLALLLDGLRAEVAGPLPATPLTPEELGAVLSDLGPHRARQNPSTD
- a CDS encoding DoxX family protein, translating into MFTAYVVVTVLAAIMAGFSAGSVFFRAQWVVQPLADYSVPQSWWLWLGAAKAAGAAGLLVGLFVPVIGVLAGIGLVLYFAGAVVTVIRARWYSHAAFPLLYMAPVVGALALGFAA
- a CDS encoding patatin-like phospholipase family protein; amino-acid sequence: MTDRALVLGGGGLVGGAWAIGMLAGLADAGVDLTAADLVIGTSAGSLIGAQLASGRSVEELYEEQLGGPDGGVTVRVTLGQTARFLWAALGSRNPEIAVRRLGRAALGARTVPESDVHEAIGTLLPVRDWPGRPLKVAAVDARTGELTVFDSGSGVSLPLAVAASCAVPLVWPPITLGQRRLVDGGIRSTANADLASGHRRVAIIAPIPKGPGPMPSTARQAAELTRDGAEVALAVPGDAARRAMGRNLLDPARRAAAARAGRAEADAYAATMAAVWND
- a CDS encoding urease subunit alpha, with the translated sequence MSDQVRRCGDRVVTAITPHDYIAVHGPRAGDRIRLGDSGLIVRVESDSQEPGEEFLAGFGKTARDGLHLKAAAVRETCDVVISNVLVIDAIQGIRKTSIGLIDGRIASIGRAGNPDTLDGIDVVVGTGTTIVSGEGMIATAGAIDTHVHLLSPRIMEASLASGVTTIIGQEFGPVWGVGVNSPWALRHAFNSFDAWPVNIGFLGRGSSSDAAPLVEALAEGGASGFKVHEDMGAHTRALDTALRVAEEYDVQVALHTDGLNECLSVEDTLAVLEGRTIHAFHIEGCGGGHVPNVLKMAGVENVIGSSTNPTLPFGRDALGEHFGMIVSAHDLKVDLPGDAAMARDRIRAGTMGAEDVLHDLGVIGITSSDAQGMGRAGETVRRTFAMAGKMKTELGPLDGEGSYGTNEGGDDNERVLRYIAKLTINPAIAHGLAHEVGSIEVGKLADIVLWRPDHFGAKPQLVLKAGFPAYGVVGDPNASTDRCEPLVLGPQFGAHGATAADISVAFVAQAAADGSYLDVAADQLPTRRRRVGVRNTRGIGPRNMVRNARIGNVQVEAASGLVSLDGAPLRSEPADSVSLSRLYFL